In the Epinephelus fuscoguttatus linkage group LG10, E.fuscoguttatus.final_Chr_v1 genome, TTGCTGGTTGTGACAGTGTTCGTATCCTTTTTAAGCGCTGCACCCCTGGCCCTCATTGTCCATCCCACAAAAGAGGGAATGATCGAGCGCAGCATGTGAGTGATGGTAAATCCCCACTCGCGCTCCTCTCTGCAGTTACCTCCATCCCTCCCattacccctctctctctttaacCTCTTGCACTTCGTCTCTTCGTGGCCTGTGTGACTTCATCTTGTTCCTCCCGTTTTCAATTTCTGTCTACGTGTCTTCTGCAAAGTATCTGACCATACCAGACACCTAAGGTAAAtgcatcagattttttttcctgctatAAGCATGTTCCAACCCCTACAGTTTAGCCATGCCAGTGATGGGACTCTGCAGGACATTAGCAGTCCTTACATGCAttagcagcaacacaggcaattACACAGAGCAGGGGCATCAAAGGCACAtttcaatttttcattttaatttgtacGCTCTATTTGgcaaagcaacacacacacacagtaacaagcAGTGTGATGAAACTTTCAGTCTTTATTCCATCAGTTAACGTACAGCTCCAAAGAGTAACATAAAAATaccttttattcatttttattcaaaaGCAAGAACATTACACAGCCACTATTTGATTACTTTAACAGTTTGAACACCGTTGACCCCGTGGCAGTTTCATCGTTACACAATGTGCACAAACATTGTCTAAAACCACACAGCCACTGTAAGCCACTACGTAatgtaaaatatgatgcattaatACCCTCGTCTCTGTCACATCCATCAGGTGTCTGCATAGCTACTTAGTGAAAGCAAAGATAAAATTAGAGTCGTCTTTGTTTAAGTTGAAGATGTGACTAGATTTGTCATTTCACATCGTGCAGTCCTGCAGCATTCCTGTCTTTAAAGTGCCTCATCTTTATCCTGCTACCATTTTGTCTCTGCATTTAAAGGTCTATGTTTTGGTGGCAACAGCTGAACACctaatttctaaaaaaaaaaaaaaagaatttgccAGGATCATTATTTCGTAATTTTTCTtagggtactccggcttcctcccacagtccaaagacatgcaggttaattggtgactttaaattgtccgtaggtgtgagtgtgagtgtgaatggttgtctgtctctatgtgtcagccctgtgatagtctggtgacctgtctggggtgtaccctgcctctcgcccaatgttaGCTGGAACGGACTCCAGATCCCTGCGACCCCtgacaggataagcggttacagagaATGCTGAATGGATTTTTTGGAAGCTTCTTAATCTGTGAaaacaggtggaaaaaacataCACAGGAGGCAGCAGGGCACCACTACCCCATGTTCTTAATAGAACTAGAAGCATTAATGTTTTCTTCCGGGTAACAGACATAACAGTTATGATACGTAACTTGCTAACACACAATATATACACCTTGTGTTTAAAGTGCACCCACCTGACAGAAAATGTGAATGCTTTTAGTCCTGTTTAGTACACAGGGTTGTGGTGCACTCCAGCCTcttgtggccaaaatgagtACTCCAATAATGAACAGAATACAACTTGAACACAACtgcaaacactttttttttttttttttaaaccagtttcacatacaaaaaaaaggaacttTTTTTATCCTGGAAAACCTTTTCCCGCACCTTTTTTAAGTCATAAACAAACTTAGAAATTGGCATGgtatgcagtggttagcattgctgcctcacagcaagagggttcctgggtCGAACCCAGGatgagggagcccttctgtgcagcttctactccagcttcctcccacagtccaaagacatgcaggttaattggtgactctaaattgtccataggtgtgaatgtgagtatgaatggttgtctgtctctatgtgtcagccctgtgatagtctggtgacctgtccagcgTGTACCCCGCCTTCCACATTCCCACCATGGAAAATGAATTGATTATTTCTCCTCtttgcctctcagggcttctGTGGTACAACGCCAGTTACTCTCTCTTTTTTAATAGTAACAGATGTAGGGAAAAACACTTTGGGAATACAAGTGCGCAAAAATGCCAGTGGATGATCATTTTTCGCATTACAGTGACAGTACAAAAATGTACAGATGCCAGGGCATAtgacaaaatatcaaaataatgctgcaaataactaaataaataagtctCTCAATCAATCCACACGTCCAAAAAATCTCTACAAATGTTACAAAAAGGCACATTATGATATGCATAACCAAATGTGGCTCACTGCTTCCTATAGAAACTATAGAGACAGCAACTTCTTTATGTTGCACCAAACTCTATTTACCTTTGAAAGTGACCTTCATGTTTCGGACAAGTTCTGACTACAGCTGATTTAAATGTAGTTTGGCATCGTGAGAAAAAAACTAACTTGAAGGTGTGCTTGCAGTGAACTTACTCAACCCTTCAATACAGGCATTAGTCATCTCTATATCCTAACTACGTATTTGCCAAATAAATCTTTAAGTAAATCCGAAAAGGTTAATCTTTCTGCCTTATTTACAAAAGCTAAAAGGTGTTaagcgaacacacacacacacacacaccataaacAGGCAGAGCCTCACATGAATTCTGGATAGAAATATTAACGCTAATTTCCATCTTTCCTCTTTTTAAAGCAGCAAAATGTTCTGATTAGTTTCCCTTTATTTTGCTTTACttttaattacacacacattgtcaGAATGTTGCATttgcttgcacacacacacactgacacacacttacAAAGACATATACAATGAGTATTTTCAAAGTGACTAGAttttccacctcaaaaacatctgtcacaagttagacacacacacacacacatatgcacacacagcacataCACAGTTAACTCTAACGGAGCGGCTTATAAACAGCGTGATGCTCACAGTATGTatgcgcacaaacacacacacccacacacacactcagacacactgaAGCAGTCAGGGTTCCTATGCTCATGTTCTTGtgcttcctgctgctgccgTAGTTACCCAGTGTTCCTCCAGTGAGCAGCTCAGGGGCCCGGTGCCCAGAGGACGACAGTTCGATCtgcggaggaggagaggaaggttCGGTCATGGGGGTGCCACCTGCACTGGATCACCTTGTCCCAGTGCTCCCCTGCCACTGTCTGAGGGAGGGGCTTTGTTAGGTCACCTAGGGTCAGAGAAAAGAAAGACGTAATTTTGTTACACATACTACACACAATGTATTTTGTTCCGTTCTCTCCCAGCGCAGGCGTTTCTACCTTGAAGGTCGCTGATGATGATTTTGTTGTCGTACGAGCCGGTGAGGAGATGATGGGCTCCAGGTGAGAAGCGCACTGAGCGGATGTCGCTGCCATGGGGGCGGTATGTCTGGACTATGCGGCCTCCTTTGATGTCATACAACATGCAGGTGCTGTCCTCCTGACCTGTGGCCAGCAGGCGGCCGCTGGGATCCACTGCCACAGAGGCAACTGCACTTCCTACATGAGACAGAGTGGTAATAAGTaagtacttttttattttatgaaacaatAAATCGATCAATGTGAAGTGTCTAATTTAAAATCTGTTCAGTTACTGGCAGTTCCGCTGTGTCCAGAAATCTTCATGAAGCATTAGTGCATTTTTGTGGGTTAAGTGTGATGCCACACCAACCTGAAAGTCATTTGCTGCCACATAAATGATCCACCCTAATGAGAGTCATGATGCAACTCACCTGTGCCATGCAGAGTTGTGCCCACCACCCTCACACAGCTTGGCACCCGCAAGTCCCAGAACCGCACTGTCTTGTCCTGAGAGCCTGAGGCGATCATCCACCCTCCCCACGTGTACAGAGTCAGAATGTGACCTGTTGAAACAAAAAGTGACATCTTAGATACCGTTTTTTATGtcttcaatatattttttttctcattaaggATCAATTTAGACTGTTTCTTTGACAAGAGCTGTGGCTAACGTACCAGTGTGTCCACTCAGGGCGTGAAGACCCTGCCCTCTCTGACAGTCTGTTGTGTAGATGTTACAGTCTCCGGCTCCGGCACTGATCAAAATGGATCCTCCACTCTCAGGGCCCTCCATGAAGGCCAGGTCCCTGATGGTGCCATCATGCATGCTGAACTCCAGGTCGGGGCCTGAAACAGAGGTGTACATTGGGGATGGAAACAGTGACATTCCTCAATATCCAAAAAAAATGAATCACTTTTTCTTAATTATTCTTCAACTGTACTTGTTGTGCATTTTTCAAAGGGCAGTTAAGTTTTACCAAATGACTGTGACCACAACAGAGGCTACTTGACCTTTTGAGATAGGTCACGGTAGGCACAAACAGGCCTGTACTGTTCGAGCCAGCTGGCTGGGAAAATGGACATTACTCATCATATAGACATTTTAACACATAGAGTAGTACCTGTGGCATTGCAGCTGTCTGCATTGAAAGGCAGGACTTTGACGAATTTATCATTGGAGCCAGTAGCCAACAGTTGTCCGCAGTGGCTCCAGGCGACACAGTAGATTGAGCCCTTGTGGTGTTTGTTCCTCCTGAAGCGCACTGCCGGCTGCTTCACTGCACCAGAACCACTGAATGGGACAAGAATATacaagacagacagatgaaTATGTGGGAAGGTGTGAATTCTAAAATGTCATACATCTGTgggaaaaaatgcaaactgGATTTCacaattttggatttttttttttgtgtgaagaagctgatttttttccccttaaggtttctttgtctttttgtcaaAAACTTGTCTGTTTGCTTCTGCTCATTAAATGCTGGTACAGTCCTCATCATGTGTGTCTTCATGTGGAATTCTGCTGTAACATGctaataaatgaatacatgaataaTCTAAAATCTTGTAAGAATATCTCATAGTTTGGATGTGTTGCTACCTGGAAATGGCTCCTACCTGGTAGTCAGTGTTTCTGGGTAGGCACAGACCCTCAGGGTTTTTGAGTTGGAGCCGACAGCGTACAGCGCTCCAGAGGGATGGAAGGCCACTGCACGCACCGCCTGCGTGTCCTCCAGCTGGTTCACTTTAACAAACTGTGATTTGGACTTCCCCGGCTGTACAGGatcagaaaaataatctttggAACTACGATCTACGTGAAAGTCAAAGATTTAGGTGGTTATAAAAATAACCACTGAATGGTTTGCTGTACCTCATGTGAATTACGTGTCGTAGAGCAGCCAGAATCATCTTGGACTGTGGGGCAAGACGCTCTGATCCTCTCAGCACTGATGATAAAAATGTACACACATATCCAGCTCAATTAATTCTATATCAGTTTAATTTATTATGTACACTGATATTATTTCATAATACAAAGATTAGCATTTTGGAAAAGTAAAGGAGGCTCTTACCTCTGACTGACAGGAACCGGGGACTCGTTAAGGTAAGGCAAGCCCTGGCTCCCAGTCCTTAATGGTGtgctgctgacccctccacCTGGCTTATCCCTCAGTGACCCAGTGTCTGGGGTGTGTCGGGTGTTGGCGCTTCTGGGACTGGAAGTGCTGGTGTTCCCCGGCAGTCCGTTCCACTGTGTCATCACCTCGTCTCCTCTGTGGTCAATGCCCACGTTCATCTCCTCCAACTTCTGAATGGACCTAGACAAAAACAAGACGTCTTTGTCTCAATGAGGCGGCACTGAGTTTGAATTTTATTCATTAAGTCACTGAATCTTTTCATGTGGCTTCCTCACCTGCTGAGGAAGGTCTCTGTGAGGTTGTTTTGGGCTCCGTCCAGTGGCTTCACCCCTCCCTCCAGCAGCATCTGCTGGTAAagctgtctctgctgctgcttctgctccaGATGCTGCTGCACGCGGAGACGCTGCCTGTAGTACTCCTGGATGTGCTCTG is a window encoding:
- the LOC125895906 gene encoding WD repeat-containing protein 47-like, which produces MTAEETISIKEAEVIKVMLDFLNSRKLHISMLALEKESGVINGLYSDDMLFLRQLILDGQWEEVLQFIQPLEGMDKFDKKRFRYIILKQKFLEALCVNNAMSAAEDPQNLELTMQAAVKCLHSLEEFCPSKDDYSKLCLLLTLPRLTHHAEFKDWNPSTARVHCFEEACAMVAEFIPADRKLSEAGFRASGNRLFQLLIKGILYECCVEFCQSKATGEEITEGEVLLGVDLLCGNGCDELDLSLLSWLQNVSPGAFSCAFEQKTLNIHVDRLVKPSKAGHADLLTPLINRLSPCCPTSPFRQRPHSADTYMSRSLNPALDGLSHGLAAQDKRGMEANMKSALSRSLVENNVHQQDDSPEKKHPQGLDGPNTTRTPLTPGKDGGPPSNTETNERADSSEHIQEYYRQRLRVQQHLEQKQQQRQLYQQMLLEGGVKPLDGAQNNLTETFLSRSIQKLEEMNVGIDHRGDEVMTQWNGLPGNTSTSSPRSANTRHTPDTGSLRDKPGGGVSSTPLRTGSQGLPYLNESPVPVSQSAERIRASCPTVQDDSGCSTTRNSHEPGKSKSQFVKVNQLEDTQAVRAVAFHPSGALYAVGSNSKTLRVCAYPETLTTSGSGAVKQPAVRFRRNKHHKGSIYCVAWSHCGQLLATGSNDKFVKVLPFNADSCNATGPDLEFSMHDGTIRDLAFMEGPESGGSILISAGAGDCNIYTTDCQRGQGLHALSGHTGHILTLYTWGGWMIASGSQDKTVRFWDLRVPSCVRVVGTTLHGTGSAVASVAVDPSGRLLATGQEDSTCMLYDIKGGRIVQTYRPHGSDIRSVRFSPGAHHLLTGSYDNKIIISDLQGDLTKPLPQTVAGEHWDKVIQCRWHPHDRTFLSSSADRTVVLWAPGP